The genomic interval GGTGCCGCTCGAGGGTCTGCCGAGTATCCCGTTCACGGGCAGGCTGACCGCTGCGGAGGAAGAACCGAGGGCGACTGTTTTCTCCGAACCCGCGACGAGATTTTCCGCGCCCGAGTTCGTTCTATAATAGAGCGAGAATTCATGAGCCGCGCCTGCTTTCACGCCGGCTCCTGCAGACCCGTCGCCGGGGGCAGGATCGGAAGCTGCAAGATCCAGCGTAAAGCCGGACGCGTCTGTTCCGTTCCCCGAAACACCTGCGATCGAATTAGAGGCGATCGTTATCGACCCGTTTTTTAACACGACGGTCGCGTCGGGAGGCGTTGCATCGAGCACGACGGAAAAAGATTTTCCACCGCTGTTGCCGGCATGATCCGCCGCTGAAATCATCAGTTTTTTTAAGCCGTCCGTTCCGGAAAGAGAAAGGGCCTTCGCCGGAGACGCGGCGTAGAGATTTTCCGCCGCGGCCGATATCGATTCCGCAATGCTTTCTGAAAGAGCCGACGAACCGGCATCGTTCGCGATCGCGTAGGATTTCAGGCCGCTCACTGCTTCACCCGCCGTTCGAGCTTCCGTTGCCGAGAACGAAAGCGTTACCGCATTTGAGGCGGACCACAAGGTTCCCGAGGAGTCGCTGTAATAACCCGACCCGGCAACAGGCGCCGTTATTGCGACGCTGCCGACGACGGGAGGGCGGTTGTCGAATACGATGCGGTTTCCGTTCGTCACGTCCGCGCTTGAAGAGGACAGGCGAACCCGGTCGCGGACGCGGAGGGTTATCGAACGGCTGTCGTTGACTGCGTCGATCTTGAGCTTTCCGCTGACGAAATACAAACCGTTTCCGAGATCGGTTCTCTTGACCATGCTAACCGAAAGCGCGCCCGAGGTTTGAGCTTCGCTGAGTATTTCCCCGCTTCCAGCCGAGAAATAATCCGACGTTGCGCTTCCGATGGAATAACTGAACGAGCCTACTCCGGAGCCTTGCCCGTCCGAAGCGATAAATCCGAAATACCATTCATCTGAATTCGAGTACTGCGAACCGGGGTTCGCCATGGCCGTACCGCTTTGAGACGGAGCGGAGGCCGCGCGGAGGAAGAACGAGGAAACGGTCGGATCGGTATTATCGAGGAAGGCGGAGTCCGACGAAGGAGAAGCGGTGATGTTTCCGGCCTTGTCCATAAACCATGCGTTCAGTGCATGGCTGCCGTCGGTATTCGACACAGTGCACGAAGCGGTGACACCGTCCGAGTATGCAGTCCAGCGCGGATCTGCGTACGAGGGAGCGGCAGAGCCTTCGGCGACGAGATACTTCCACATCCCGCTGAGCGAGTCGGAGGCCTGGAGAATCGCCTTGAATTCCGGCGATCCGAGCATGCGATACTCGCCGATTTCTGTCGTTCCCTGAATCGATACAGGACCTGTGCCGGAAGGAACAGGAGGAGTCCTGTCCAAGAGCAGACCGTTCACGGCAGCCGCCTCCGAAGCGTTGCCGAGATCGTCCCTGAACTTCACATAGAGGGGAATTGATCCGTCCGCGACAGCGGCGGGAATAGCGAGAGACATCGTTCCCGAGGCCGAACTCCACTCGTCGAATCCTGCAGACGAGTTGAAGCTGAACGACCATTCGACGTTCGCGGAACGGGTTCTCAAAACAGAATCGGAGCCCGCAAAACCGGAGTCGGTTATCTGATTCGAGCCGGGCAGGCGTATCTGATTATTCGCCACTCCGTTGTAGTAATTATTTAATTGTCCTTCGGGTTTGAGCAGAGCGCTGTTGGCCGCGGCGTCCGGGGCGACAGTGTCGCGAATGAAGCGATAGACGGGAGCGTCTGCGAGCGCGGTTCTGTTTCCGTTGCTGTCTGAAACCTGAAGAGCCAGGCTGACGACGCCGTCTGTCGTAGTTTGCAGCTGATACGCGAATACAGGAGCCGTAGAACCGTCGTTGTCGTCGTCTATGTAATCGAAATATTTCTCGACCGTTTGGCTTGATTCAGGAATCGTGCCGTCGGCCAGATGGGTAAGAGTCTCGGTTACATAGAGGCGGCTTACGCTCGCGATGGCGTCGGCCGCGTCGACCGATAGATACACGGTTCCCGCGGAACCTATGCGGTGGCTCGCCTCGTCTGCGGAATCGAAGAATACAGCGGCCTGGGAACCGGCATTGATTGCGTTAAAGAACGGAGCCTCGTTGTCTTCGCTCGCTCCGACGTAATACGTCCAGTTGTAGTCTTGCGCCATGGAAAGGCCGGACGAATCGAAGATCGCCTTATCGAGGGTTACCGCGATTTTTTTCATGGGAGGAATCGCGTCGGCGCCGGAGCGCGGCTGGATCGTCAAAATTTTACCGCTTGCGCTCAACTCGGGATCATAGAAATATTTTTCATACGATTCGAATTCCGAATCGGCTTCCAGAGCGCTTTCCGTTCCCTGGATGCCGATATTCTTGAAAAGCCCGGTTACGGAGTCGCGTTTCACCTGCGTTCCGTCTGTGCCGGTAGAAAAGATGAACGAGGAGGGATCGATCGCTTTAGAAAAATATACTTTTACCGGGAAATTTCGAACGACGGCGCTTTGCACGGAACTCTCGGGAAGCTTGCTGAGAACAGAGGGGCGCTTTTCGCATACCGGCATTATCTGCAGATCGGCTGATTCTATTTTCAGAGTCGCGGTGGTTTCAAGGGCTAAGGGATTGCCGAACTCGACGGCGTCGGCCAGCTCGGTATTGAGGTCGTTTCGATAAAATGCCGCCCAGCGGACGAAGCCGTAATTGTCGTCCACCTTCGTAAGATATAAATTGAAGGGAACACCGACCTTGACTGTCGTTACGCCCGAGGGAGTAGTGGTCGTACTGCCTGCGTTCGCGATCACACGGATATCGACTTTTGCAGCGTTCGCAACAGTCACTTCCTGTTTTATTTTCGCCTTGAAATCCTTGTCGCCGGACATGAAGTTATCGCATCCGTTCAACATGAACAGCGCGGCGACGAACAAAACAGAAGCCGAAAAAAATGATCCGTGTAATCGTTTCATAGCCTACTTCCTTTTATGCCGGTTAAACCGAAACCGGCGGAATCCATATCCGACAATTCCTCCGAGGCCGGCGAGAGCGCCTGCTAGGGCGGCTCCCAATGGCACACGGGAAGATTTCTGTACATCGTCAATCCTGCTGTCAGCAACGGTCGCAGCTTCCACAGGCGCGGCAGCTTCCACAGGTGCGGCGGCTTCCACAGGCGCGGCGGCTTCCACAGGCGCGGCAGCTTCCACAGGCGCGGCAGCTTCCACAGGCGCGGCAGCTTCCACTGGCGCGGCGGCTTCCACAGGCGCAGCAGCTTCCACAGGCGCAGCAGCTTCCACAGGCGCAGCAGCTTCCACAGGCGCGGCAGCTTCCACAGGCGCGGCAGCTTCCACAGGCGCAGCAGCTTCCACAGGCGCGGCGGCTTCCACAACGGTGTCAGCTTCCTCAGGCGCTGCGGCTTCCGCAACAGTCGCAGCTTCCGCAACTATCGCGGATTCCACAGGCGCAGCAGGTTTCACCGGAACAGGGGAAGGAGCCAGGAGTGGCGGCGGAACGACAGGGGGTATTACAGGCGGAACTACCGCCGGAATAGCAGGGGGAATTACCGGAGCGATTACGGGCGGAAGCAGCGGCGCGCTAACGGAGCGCGGCTCCGAAAAGAGGCTGAGTTCTGAGGCAAGCGAGCGGCGAACGGGAGGAGCGGACGCGACAATCATCGGCTCCCGGGAAGGAAGGTCTGGCGCGGGGGCAGACGCCGGAGACTCGGAAGAAACCGACGGCGCCTCCGAGATCGCTTCCGGAGCGGCGCGGGCGACGGGTGCCGGTTCAGCCGAGACAGTCCGAGCGGCTGACGCGATCGGTTCGGCAGCCGGATGAACGAGCGTTTCCGCTGCGACTGCGGGGGCGGTTTCCGGAGAAACGTCGGCGACGGGCGCCGGTTCGGCAGAGACATTCAGAGCGGTTGACGCGATCGGTTCGGCAGCCGGAGGAGCGAACGTTTCCGCTGCGACACCGGGGGCGCTTTCCGGAGTGGCGGAGGGAGGGGCGACAGCCGCGGATAAAGCGGCGTCAGCGAGCGGCTGCGGGATGGGGCTTGATTCGTCGGTGTCGGGGTCGCCGCCGACGCCCTCCGGAGAAGAATCTTGAGATTCTTTGTTTTCAGGGTCGGCGGAGGAAGCGAGAGAGGCTTGAACGATCGGGACTGCAGGAACCGCCGGGACAGCGGGAGGAAGAGGGGTTCCGCTTCCGGGATTGCCGTCGGCCGGAACCAGGGGAGAATCGCCGCGGACATCGGAGACCGGGACGCCGCGATCAAGGATTTCTTCCATGGAATTTTGAAGGACAGGAAGAGGGGGGCGAACCTGCGGAGGAGGAAGGGCGGCGCCGGTTTTTTCCGTCCCGGAAGATTCGCTCCAGACGGTGGTTTCAAGACGTTCGGAGAAGGACCAGGCGCGTCCGGTTTTATCGAAGAAGGAGCCGAGGTAGGAGAAGTCGCGGTAGAGCGCCATGTCGCGCGTGCCAAGTTCCGCGTAGAGGGCGTCGGAGTAGCCGAATTCGTCCATCTCGTAGTAGCAGCGCGCGGAGCCGAGCAGCGCTTCGTGAAGGGACTCGTCCCGCGAAAGCGCCCACGAGTAATAGCCCAGGGCTTCCGAATATTTCTGCTCCATGAAGGCGACGTTTCCCAGGTTGACCCAGGCTCGCGAATATCCCGAGCCGGCGGCGGCGGTGAATTGTTCTTTCGCCCGGGAGAGCATGCCGTAGCGGCCGTAAAGGATGCCGAGAGAGTTGCGAACTGCGGGGTCGTCTTTTTTGACGAGCTGAGCTTCGAAGCCGCGAACCTGCGGGCGGATGAGGCGCTCGACCAGGGTGTCGATGGATACGTCGAAGGCGGCGGCGGTTTTCGAGTCCTCCGGCAGGGAGAATCGGCTCGCGGCGCCGGGGACGCTCACCGGACGATACTGGGTCCAGGCGGATCTGACCGGATAGAGGGCGGCCTCTCCGCGGGAAAAGGCGTCACCCCACTCTTTCGCGCCGATGCGCCAGGCCTTCGCGAAGCCTTCCTTGGTGAGGGTGATTTCCAGGGGAACCCAGACCTCGCCGTCGACGACCGCGAACTGGGAGAGGTCTCCGAAGACCGAGAGCGCTTCGGCCTCGGTGAAGCCGGAATCGAAGCCGATGAAGATGTGGCCGGGTATGGTGATGAAGGAGGCGCGGACGCCGATTCCTTCCAGGAGAGAACAGAAGAGGATGGAGATGTCGTCGCAGTCGCCGCCGCGGTACATGAGGGTTTGATAGGGATATTGCAGGAAGTCGAGGGAGGACCCCGAGCCCGAGAGGTCGGCGTAGGAGCTGGCCGGATCGATGACGTAATTCAGGCCGTACTGGTTGAGAGATTCGAATATGCCGATCGCGTACTGCATGTTGCGGCTTAAGCCCGGCCGGAAGCGTTCCTGCACGACGGACGACACGTAGCGGGAAAACCAGAGGGCCGCGGGGTCCTTGGCCGACACGAAGGCGGCCGCCCTGCGGTCGTCCTCCCAGGACATCGCGTTGCGGTGCTGAACCGGAAGGCGCACCTGGATTTCCGTATGGCGCTTGGAACCGAGCACCTCGTAGGAGAGAAGAAAGCGGCCTTCGGCTTCGATGGATTCGGTCAGATTGAGCATGGCTTCGTTGAAAAAGGCGGTGAGCGGAATTTCCGCCGACTGCCCCGGAGCAAGAGATTCGATTTCGGCGCATTGTTTGGGGCCGCTCATGAACTGCTCGAGGTAAAAACTGCCGCGGACGCCGGTGATCGTCGTATCTTCATGGTTGGTGATCCGCACCGAGCCGAATGGATTGTCGTCGTACCAGGAGTAAAAGACGGGGAATACGTTGCCGGTTTTCACCGGTTCGGCGAGAACGCGGGCGCGGGGGGAAACGAGTTCGCCGATGTCGACCGAAAGTCCCATCCCCAAGGACACCGAGTTCATGAAGGGTTCGGGGGAGTACATGTAGTGCCTGGCTGAAAGGTTGACGGACGCGGCGAGAGACGGGGTAAGCCGCCAGGCCGCGGATGCTCCGGCCCCCGCGGCGATTCCCGAGATGCTTCCCGTCGGCGCCGAGGCGCTGTACACGCCGCCTTCGAGGTCTCCCCGGACCGAGAGCCGCTCTCCGATTCTGCGCCTGAGGGACGCGCCCAGCGTGCCCTCAGTCAAGGCGATGCTTTCACCGGTGTCGAGCGGTATTCCGGTGTAGCCGGCGCGGAGAAACACGGCAGACCAGGTCGACGGCTGAACGTCGAAAGCGCCGAAGACCGCCGGCCCGCTGCCGAAAAGAGGGGCGCCGAGGGGGCGGAATACTGGGCGGAGACGCGGAAGGCGAAGGGGCTTTCCGCGGGAAGCTGCGGCTGATGAACGAGCATGACGATGACGGCGAGAGGAGCCGCCTGTTGCAGGCGGAAAAGACGGCGAACCGTCAGGGCAATTCTGCTTTTTGAAACCGCGTTCCACGCTCCCATGAAAATCTCCTAATTCACCTGATCCGCGAGCACCCGTTCAAGGCCGCTCAACGCGCCGCGATTATCCTCCTGAATATCCAGCGCCCGGCGGAACCACCGTTCCGCGGAAGACAGATCTTTTTCGAGAAGAGCTATGTTTCCCAGATTAACCATCGCCGGAACCGACTGTTTGTCGGCGGCCAGGGCGTAGAATTTCTTAGCTTCCGCGTACATTCCGGCGCGGACATAAAGGAGGCCCAGCTGATTGTTGAGCGCCGGGGTCGATCCTTCGGCAAGGATTTTTTCCTGTATTTCGCGGATCTTCGGTCCGAATTCCGCGCCGATATAGCGGCGGAGATTCGTTTCCACGGCCGATGAAATAAGCGCTTCCTCGGGTTTGTCCGATTTGACGCCGCTGCCGGTTATGCGCGCCGCGGGATAGGAAAGCCAGGCCGAGCGGAGATCGACGAAGTCGACGTCCCTCCCCGCTTCCGCTTCCGATCCGATGGCGGAAACGGCCGTATACCAGCTGTTGATGAAGCCTTCCTTCAGGGTTTTGCAGGAAAGCGAAATCCAGACGCTGCCGTCGATATCCAAAAGACGGTCGTAGCCGGAGAACAGGCCTTCCGCCGCCGCGGCGTCGATGTCGAGAGCGAAGGCGACGACGAAATCTTCCGGCAGGGGAATGAAGGCGGTTCTGATTCCCACCGACTCCAGAAGGGCGGCGAAGAGGATGCCGATGTCGTCCAGATCGCCCGAGCGGTACGAAAGGGTTTGAAAGGGATATTGAATGCTGTCGAGGGCCGCCGGATCGAGATGGAAGGCTTCATAGGGAGTATCTCCGCCGTTTACGGCAAGTCCTGAAATCCTGAGGCTTTCGAACAGATACATGGCGAACTGCATGTTCCGGTTCAACCCTGTTCGCAGGCGGTCGCGCGCCATCCCGACGACGTATTTGGACAGGTCCAGAACCTCCGGCGCGTTCGGAGAAATGAATGAGGCAAGGATTCTGCTATCCGTCCATCTTGCCATATTTCTATTATAAGTCTCCACGACCACGGGGCGCACGGATTCCCGCTGTTCTCCCAAAACCGTGTAGGAAACGACCATTTCCGCGGGAAATTTTCCGTTTTCGGTGAATTGCTGAATGGCTTCGGAGAAATCGGCCGTAACGGGGATGTCGCCGCTCTTTCGTTTAGCGAGAACGGGAATGGAGCCGCAAAACACGGTGGAAGCGGTATAATCGCCGGCGCGAAAGCTGACCCGGACGTTCCTGATTTCGGCTGTTTCCTGATTGGTTATGCGTACCGATCCGAGGCTCGAATCGCGATACACCGAATACACAAGGGGAAAAACCGGTTCGTCCTGATGCAGGAGGGCATCGACTCCGCCTGTGGAAGATCTGGTGTCGAGC from Teretinema zuelzerae carries:
- a CDS encoding tetratricopeptide repeat protein produces the protein MERGFKKQNCPDGSPSFPPATGGSSRRHRHARSSAAASRGKPLRLPRLRPVFRPLGAPLFGSGPAVFGAFDVQPSTWSAVFLRAGYTGIPLDTGESIALTEGTLGASLRRRIGERLSVRGDLEGGVYSASAPTGSISGIAAGAGASAAWRLTPSLAASVNLSARHYMYSPEPFMNSVSLGMGLSVDIGELVSPRARVLAEPVKTGNVFPVFYSWYDDNPFGSVRITNHEDTTITGVRGSFYLEQFMSGPKQCAEIESLAPGQSAEIPLTAFFNEAMLNLTESIEAEGRFLLSYEVLGSKRHTEIQVRLPVQHRNAMSWEDDRRAAAFVSAKDPAALWFSRYVSSVVQERFRPGLSRNMQYAIGIFESLNQYGLNYVIDPASSYADLSGSGSSLDFLQYPYQTLMYRGGDCDDISILFCSLLEGIGVRASFITIPGHIFIGFDSGFTEAEALSVFGDLSQFAVVDGEVWVPLEITLTKEGFAKAWRIGAKEWGDAFSRGEAALYPVRSAWTQYRPVSVPGAASRFSLPEDSKTAAAFDVSIDTLVERLIRPQVRGFEAQLVKKDDPAVRNSLGILYGRYGMLSRAKEQFTAAAGSGYSRAWVNLGNVAFMEQKYSEALGYYSWALSRDESLHEALLGSARCYYEMDEFGYSDALYAELGTRDMALYRDFSYLGSFFDKTGRAWSFSERLETTVWSESSGTEKTGAALPPPQVRPPLPVLQNSMEEILDRGVPVSDVRGDSPLVPADGNPGSGTPLPPAVPAVPAVPIVQASLASSADPENKESQDSSPEGVGGDPDTDESSPIPQPLADAALSAAVAPPSATPESAPGVAAETFAPPAAEPIASTALNVSAEPAPVADVSPETAPAVAAETLVHPAAEPIASAARTVSAEPAPVARAAPEAISEAPSVSSESPASAPAPDLPSREPMIVASAPPVRRSLASELSLFSEPRSVSAPLLPPVIAPVIPPAIPAVVPPVIPPVVPPPLLAPSPVPVKPAAPVESAIVAEAATVAEAAAPEEADTVVEAAAPVEAAAPVEAAAPVEAAAPVEAAAPVEAAAPVEAAAPVEAAAPVEAAAPVEAAAPVEAAAPVEAAAPVEAAAPVEAAAPVEAATVADSRIDDVQKSSRVPLGAALAGALAGLGGIVGYGFRRFRFNRHKRK
- a CDS encoding tetratricopeptide repeat protein; the encoded protein is MAPNKKVHVFVFISILLCIGPAAALEIAFRLTPQASIPFGGDQKELYSLGASGSFNADFIFAGLIGLGPEAGWELTRVDASSSLPQFVRFGPALTVSAYPFSRVFAQAGVSGGIYEWFYDGETYGDFWYRAWGEAGFRFSPSMSVSAAAGWSTYLFNASVNETGGPMYSGLSAGLSLRYLLDTRSSTGGVDALLHQDEPVFPLVYSVYRDSSLGSVRITNQETAEIRNVRVSFRAGDYTASTVFCGSIPVLAKRKSGDIPVTADFSEAIQQFTENGKFPAEMVVSYTVLGEQRESVRPVVVETYNRNMARWTDSRILASFISPNAPEVLDLSKYVVGMARDRLRTGLNRNMQFAMYLFESLRISGLAVNGGDTPYEAFHLDPAALDSIQYPFQTLSYRSGDLDDIGILFAALLESVGIRTAFIPLPEDFVVAFALDIDAAAAEGLFSGYDRLLDIDGSVWISLSCKTLKEGFINSWYTAVSAIGSEAEAGRDVDFVDLRSAWLSYPAARITGSGVKSDKPEEALISSAVETNLRRYIGAEFGPKIREIQEKILAEGSTPALNNQLGLLYVRAGMYAEAKKFYALAADKQSVPAMVNLGNIALLEKDLSSAERWFRRALDIQEDNRGALSGLERVLADQVN